A single Oncorhynchus nerka isolate Pitt River linkage group LG10, Oner_Uvic_2.0, whole genome shotgun sequence DNA region contains:
- the LOC115135699 gene encoding F-box and WD repeat domain-containing 11-B has translation MEPEMEDKTLELMNTTFMDSQTDDLSSKKIIVFKTITNGPMTGSRKRPSEGNYEKEKDVCIQLFDQWSEADQVEFVEHLISRMCHYQHGHINSYLKPMLQRDFITALPAQGLDHIAENILSFLDARSLCSAELVCKEWQRVISEGMLWKKLIERMVRTDPLWKGLSERHQWEKYLFKNRTTEVPPNSYYRSLYPKIIQDIETIEANWRCGRHNLQRIQCRSENSKGVYCLQYDDDKIISGLRDNSIKIWDKQSLECLKILTGHTGSVLCLQYDERVIVTGSSDSTVRVWDVNTGEVLNTLIHHNEAVLHLRFCNGLMVTCSKDRSIAVWDMASPTDISLRRVLVGHRAAVNVVDFDDKYIVSASGDRTIKVWSTSTCEFVRTLNGHKRGIACLQYRDRLVVSGSSDNTIRLWDIECGACLRVLEGHEELVRCIRFDNKRIVSGAYDGKIKVWDLQAALDPRAPASTLCLRTLVEHSGRVFRLQFDEFQIISSSHDDTILIWDFLNVSTNGQTEGRSPSRTYTYISR, from the exons ATGGAGCCGGAGATGGAGGACAAAACGTTGGAGCTGATG AACACCACTTTCATGGACTCCCAGACAGATGACCTCTCATCAAAGAAGATCATAGTGTTCAAG ACGATCACCAATGGTCCGATGACGGGCTCAAGGAAGCGGCCATCGGAAGGGAACTACGAGAAGGAGAAGGACGTGTGCATCCAGCTGTTCGACCAGTGGTCTGAGGCTGACCAGGTGGAGTTTGTGGAACACCTGATTTCACGCATGTGCCACTACCAACACGGCCACATCAACTCCTACCTCAAACCCATGCTCCAAAGGGACTTCATCACTGCACTGCCAG CTCAGGGTCTGGACCACATAGCAGAGAACATCCTGTCCTTCCTGGACGCGCGCTCGCTGTGCTCGGCAGAGCTGGTGTGTAAGGAGTGGCAGAGGGTCATCTCGGAGGGCATGCTGTGGAAGAAACTCATAGAGCGTATGGTCCGTACAGACCCTCTCTGGAAAGGCCTGTCAGAGAGGCACCAGTG GGAAAAGTACCTGTTCAAGAATCGAACCACAGAAGTCCCACCAAACTCCTACTACCGCTCCCTGTACCCCAAAATCATCCAGGACATAGAG ACAATTGAGGCCAACTGGAGGTGTGGTCGGCACAATCTGCAGCGGATCCAGTGTCGCTCAGAGAACAGTAAGGGGGTTTACTGTCTGCAGTATGACGACGACAAGATCATCAGCGGCCTCCGAGACAACTCCATCAAG ATCTGGGACAAGCAGTCTCTGGAGTGTCTGAAGATCTTGACGGGTCATACAGGTTCAGTGTTGTGTCTGCAGTATGATGAGAGGGTCATCGTCACCGGGTCCTCAGACTCCACCGTCAG GGTGTGGGATGTGAACACTGGGGAGGTGCTGAACACGCTGATCCACCACAACGAGGCGGTTCTCCACTTGCGGTTCTGTAACGGTCTGATGGTGACGTGCTCGAAGGACCGTTCCATCGCCGTGTGGGACATGGCCTCGCCCACAGACATCAGTCTGCGCCGCGTGCTGGTCGGCCACAGAGCAGCGGTCAACGTGGTGGACTTTGACGACAAGTACATCGTGTCAGCGTCCGGTGACCGTACCATCAAG GTGTGGAGCACCAGCACTTGCGAGTTTGTACGTACGCTGAATGGCCATAAGAGAGGCATTGCCTGTCTGCAGTACAGAGACCGACTAGTGGTCAGCGGCTCCTCGGACAACACTATCCG GTTGTGGGATATTGAGTGCGGGGCATGTTTGCGGGTATTGGAAGGCCATGAGGAGTTGGTCCGTTGCATTCGCTTCGACAACAAAAGGATCGTTAGTGGAGCCTACGATGG TAAAATCAAAGTATGGGACTTACAAGCTGCTCTGGACCCTCGTGCCCCTGCCAGCACCCTCTGTCTGCGCACACTGGTG GAGCACTCTGGGCGTGTATTCCGGCTACAGTTTGATGAATTCCAGATCATCAGCAGTTCCCATGACGACACTATCCTCATCTGGGACTTCCTGAACGTGTCGACCAATGGACAGACTGAGGGCAGGTCGCCCTCTCGCACGTATACATACATCTCCAGATAG